From one Calypte anna isolate BGI_N300 chromosome 11, bCalAnn1_v1.p, whole genome shotgun sequence genomic stretch:
- the TSHZ3 gene encoding teashirt homolog 3, translated as MPRRKQQAPRRAAAYVSDELKAAALVEEDVEPDENAVDGEPSAKYACPEKDFSKNCQSYQNSPAAEFSSHEMDSESHISETSDRMADFESSSIKNEEESKEVSIPLEDSTVSDSLEQMKAVYNNFLSNSYWSNLNLNLHQPISEKNNGSSSSSSSSSSSCGSGSFDWHQTAMAKTLQQVSQSRILPEPSLFSTVQLYRQSSKLYGSIFTGASKFRCKDCSAAYDTLVELTVHMNETGHYRDDNHETDNNNPKRWSKPRKRSLLEMEGKEDAQKVLKCMYCGHSFESLQDLSVHMIKTKHYQKVPLKEPVTPVAAKIIPATRKKASLELELPSSPDSTGGTPKATISDNNDALQKNSNPYITPNNRYGHQNGASYAWHFEARKSQILKCMECGSSHDTLQELTAHMMVTGHFIKVTNSAMKKGKPIIEAPATPTITSLVDEKVQSVPLAATTFTSPSNTPSSVSPKLNVEIKKEVDKERGIADDKMKDKEKSSEDEEKYDISSKYHYLTENDLEESPKGGLDILKSLENTVTSAINKAQNGTPSWGGYPSIHAAYQLPNMMKLSLGSSGKSTPLKPMFGNSELVSPTKNQSLVSPPSSQTSPVPKTNFHAMEELVKKVTEKVAKVEEKMKEPEGKLSPMKRATPSPCSSEVSEPLKTESSNDGGFKSHQNSPVPQRDGCKDSPPVEPVENGKEPVKSIVSSLSNSTAIITDHPPEQPFVNPLSALQSVMNIHLGKAAKPSLPALDPMSMLFKMSNSLAEKAAVATPPLQSKKPDHLDRYFYHVNNDQPIDLTKGKSDKSCSLGSALLSSTSTSSASSSSTVTTAKTSAVVSFMSNSPLRENALSDISDMLKNLTESHTSKSSTPSSISEKSDIDGTTIEEPEESTPAQKRKGRQSNWNPQHLLILQAQFAASLRQTSEGKYIMSDLSPQERMHISRFTGLSMTTISHWLANVKYQLRRTGGTKFLKNLDTGHPVFFCNDCASQIRTPSTYISHLESHLGFRLRDLSKLSSEQINNQIAQAKSPSEKLVTSSPEEDIGTSYQCKLCNRTFASKHAVKLHLSKTHGKSPEDHLLYVSELEKQ; from the coding sequence CCTATGTTTCAGACGAactaaaagcagcagcactggtggAAGAAGATGTGGAACCCGATGAAAATGCAGTTGATGGGGAGCCTTCAGCAAAATATGCATGTCCAGAAAAAGACTTCAGTAAGAACTGCCAAAGCTACCAGAATTCTCCAGCAGCTGAATTTTCTAGCCATGAAATGGACAGTGAGTCACATATCAGTGAGACAAGTGACCGCATGGCAGACTTTGAGAGCAGCTCTAtcaaaaatgaggaagaaagcAAGGAGGTGTCGATACCACTGGAAGACTCTACCGTATCTGATAGTTTAGAACAAATGAAAGCTGTATATAATAACTTCCTCTCAAATTCCTACTGGTCCAATCTCAATTTGAACCTTCACCAGcctatttcagaaaaaaacaatggaagcagcagcagtagcagcagcagcagtagcagttGTGGAAGTGGCAGCTTTGACTGGCACCAGACTGCTATGGCCAAAACACTGCAGCAAGTGTCTCAGAGCAGAATTCTTCCTGAACCAAGTCTTTTTAGCACAGTTCAGCTGTACAGACAAAGCAGTAAGCTTTATGGCTCTATATTTACTGGAGCCAGTAAGTTCCGCTGTAAAGACTGCAGTGCTGCCTATGATACTTTAGTAGAATTAACAGTGCACATGAATGAAACAGGGCATTATCGAGATGACAACCATGAAACTGATAACAATAACCCCAAACGATGGTCCAAACCTCGTAAACGTTCTTTGCTTgaaatggaagggaaagaagatgCCCAGAAAGTATTAAAGTGTATGTACTGTGGTCATTCATTTGAATCTCTTCAGGATTTGAGTGTTCACAtgatcaaaacaaaacactaccAAAAAGTGCCTCTGAAGGAACCTGTTACACCTGTAGCAGCAAAAATTATCCCAGCTACTAGGAAGAAAGCGTCACTGGAGCTTGAACTTCCAAGTTCTCCAGACTCCACAGGTGGGACACCAAAAGCAACAATCTCAGATAACAATGATGCACTTCAAAAGAATTCTAATCCTTACATTACTCCAAATAATCGCTACGGTCACCAGAATGGTGCCAGCTATGCCTGGCACTTCGAGGCAAGGAAATCTCAAATTCTGAAGTGCATGGAGTGTGGCAGTTCACATGACACTCTGCAGGAACTCACGGCTCACATGATGGTGACAGGACATTTTATTAAAGTCACTAACTCTGCCATGAAAAAAGGGAAGCCAATTATAGAAGCCCCAGCGACACCAACGATCACATCCTTAGTAGATGAGAAAGTCCAGTCTGTGCCACTAGCTGCCACCACTTTTACGTCTCCTTCTAATACACCTTCTAGTGTTTCTCCTAAATtaaatgttgaaataaaaaaagaagtagatAAAGAAAGAGGCATTGCTGATGAcaaaatgaaagacaaagaaaagtcAAGTGAAGATGAGGAGAAGTATGATATCTCCTCAAAATACCATTACTTGACTGAAAATGACCTTGAGGAAAGCCCTAAGGGGGGATTAGATATATTGAAGTCTTTAGAAAACACAGTTACATCGGCTATAAACAAAGCCCAGAATGGCACACCAAGCTGGGGTGGCTACCCCAGCATTCATGCTGCCTATCAGCTCCCTAATATGATGAAGCTGTCTTTGGGTTCATCTGGGAAGAGTACACCACTAAAACCTATGTTTGGAAACAGTGAACTAGTGTCACCAACTAAAAACCAGTCTTTGGTGTCTCCACCAAGCAGTCAGACCTCTCCTGTGCCAAAAACAAACTTTCATGCCATGGAAGAACTGGTAAAGAAAGTCACCGAGAAGGTGGCTaaagtggaggaaaaaatgaaagagccTGAAGGAAAGCTTTCTCCAATGAAACGTGCAACTCCTTCTCCATGCAGTAGTGAAGTCAGTGAACCCCTTAAGACAGAGTCCTCCAATGATGGTGGCTTTAAAAGCCATCAGAACAGCCCAGTCCCTCAGCGAGATGGTTGCAAGGATAGCCCACCTGTAGAACCTGTGGAAAATGGGAAAGAGCCTGTTAAGTCCATTGTAAGTTCTTTAAGTAACAGCACAGCTATCATCACCGATCACCCTCCTGAACAGCCATTTGTAAATCCATTGAGTGCACTGCAATCTGTCATGAATATTCACCTTGGGAAGGCAGCAAAGCCATCTCTGCCCGCTTTGGATCCAATGagcatgctttttaaaatgagcaaCAGTTTGGCAGAAAAGGCTGCAGTGGCCACCCCACCTCTACAGTCCAAAAAACCAGACCACTTAGACCGCTATTTTTATCACGTCAACAATGACCAACCCATAGATTTGACGAAAGGCAAGAGTGACAAAAGCTGCTCTTTGGGTTCAGCGCTTTTGTCATCCACATCGacatcttctgcttcttcttcatCTACAGTGACAACAGCAAAGACATCTGCAGTCGTGTCATTCATGTCAAACTCGCCGCTACGCGAGAATGCCTTGTCAGATATATCTGATATGCTGAAGAACCTGACAGAAAGTCACACATCAAAATCTTCCACACCTTCCAGCATATCTGAGAAATCTGACATTGATGGTACCACAATAGAGGAACCAGAAGAGAGTACACCAGCTCAGAAAAGGAAGGGACGTCAGTCTAACTGGAACCCTCAGCACTTGCTCATATTGCAGGCCCAGTTTGCAGCTAGTTTACGGCAGACTTCAGAAGGGAAATACATCATGTCAGACTTGAGCCCTCAAGAAAGAATGCACATTTCCAGGTTTACGGGACTTTCGATGACCACGATTAGCCACTGGCTGGCCAATGTGAAATACCAGCTCCGAAGGACGGGGGGAACTAAGTTCCTTAAAAATTTGGACACGGGGCACCCGGTGTTCTTTTGTAATGACTGTGCTTCACAGATCAGAACTCCTTCAACTTACATCAGTCATCTTGAATCGCATCTGGGTTTCAGGTTAAGAGACTTGTCCAAACTGTCCAGTGAACAGATTAACAATCAGATAGCACAAGCAAAGTCACCGTCTGAAAAGCTGGTGACGTCCTCTCCAGAGGAAGATATCGGAACTTCTTATCAGTGCAAACTTTGTAACAGGACTTTTGCAAGCAAGCATGCTGTTAAACTTCATCTTAGTAAAACACATGGGAAGTCACCAGAGGATCATCTTCTGTATGTTTCGGAGTTAGAGAAGCAGTAG